One genomic segment of Chelonoidis abingdonii isolate Lonesome George chromosome 16, CheloAbing_2.0, whole genome shotgun sequence includes these proteins:
- the IP6K1 gene encoding inositol hexakisphosphate kinase 1 isoform X2 yields the protein MCVCQTMEVGKYGKNASRAGERGVLLEPFIHQVGGHSSMMRYDDHTVCKPLISREQRFYESLPPEMKEFTPEYKGVVSVCFEGDSDGYINLVAYPYVESEVLEQDDMPEKDQPRRKHSRRSLHRSSSVGEHKEERLSLASDNPESIQETKSPKVELHIHSDVPFQMLDGNSGLSSEKISYNPWSLRCHKQQLSRMRSESKDRKLYKFLLLENVVHHFRFPCVLDLKMGTRQHGDDASEEKAARQMKKCEQSTSATLGVRVCGMQVYQLDTGHYLCRNKYYGRGLSIEGFRNALYQYLHNGLELRKDLFEPILAKLRSLKAVLERQASYRFYSSSLLIIYDGKDNRAGMFMERRAEMRLKRVDTSLPESLQDDTSTEPNPSAQPKVDVRMIDFAHSTFKGFRDDPTVHDGPDMGYVFGLENLINIMEQMREGNQ from the exons ATGTGTGTTTGTCAAACCATGGAAGTGGGCAAGTATGGCAAAAATGCCAGTCGAGCCGGAGAGCGAGGGGTCCTGTTGGAGCCTTTCATTCACCAGGTGGGCGGCCACAGCAGCATGATGCGCTACGATGACCACACTGTTTGCAAGCCCCTCATTTCCCGAGAACAGCGCTTCTACGAGTCTTTGCCCCCGGAAATGAAGGAGTTCACGCCTGAGTACAAAG GTGTGGTGTCCGTCTGCTTTGAGGGAGACAGTGATGGCTACATTAACCTGGTAGCATATCCCTATGTGGAGAGCGAGGTCTTGGAGCAGGATGACATGCCAGAGAAGGACCAGCCTCGGCGCAAGCACTCCCGCAGGAGCCTTCACAGATCCAGCAGTGTTGGTGAGCACAAGGAGGAGAGACTCAGCCTGGCCAGTGACAACCCTGAGAG CATCCAAGAGACAAAGAGCCCCAAGGTAGAGCTGCACATCCATTCCGATGTTCCATTTCAGATGCTGGATGGGAACAGCGGCCTGAGCTCGGAAAAGATCAGCTACAACCCATGGAGTCTGCGCTGCCATAAGCAGCAGCTGAGCCGCATGAGATCGGAGTCCAAGGACCGAAAGCTCTACA AGTTCCTTTTGCTGGAGAATGTGGTGCACCATTTCCGATTTCCCTGTGTGCTTGACCTGAAGATGGGGACCAGGCAGCATGGAGATGATGCTTCTGAAGAGAAGGCTGCTCGGCAGATGAAGAAGTGTGAACAGAGCACCTCAGCGACGCTGGGTGTGAGAGTTTGTGGAATGCAG GTCTATCAGCTGGACACGGGACATTACTTATGCAGAAATAAGTACTACGGCCGTGGTCTCTCCATTGAGGGGTTCCGCAATGCCCTCTACCAGTACCTCCACAATGGCCTAGAGCTGCGCAAGGACCTCTTTGAGCCCATACTCGCCAAACTCCGGAGCCTGAAGGCTGTGCTGGAGAGGCAGGCATCCTACCGCTTCTACTCCAGCTCCCTCCTCATCATTTATGACGGGAAGGACAATAGGGCAGGCATGTTCATGGAGCGCAGGGCAGAGATGCGCCTAAAGCGGGTGGACACCTCTCTCCCAGAGAGCCTGCAGGATGACACCAGCACAGAGCCCAACCCTTCTGCCCAGCCCAAGGTGGATGTGCGCATGATTGACTTTGCACACAGCACATTCAAAGGGTTTCGGGATGACCCCACTGTGCATGATGGACCTGACATGGGCTATGTATTTGGGCTGGAAAACCTCATCAACATAATGGAACAGATGCGGGAGGGGAACCAGTAG
- the IP6K1 gene encoding inositol hexakisphosphate kinase 1 isoform X1 — protein MCVCQTMEVGKYGKNASRAGERGVLLEPFIHQVGGHSSMMRYDDHTVCKPLISREQRFYESLPPEMKEFTPEYKGVVSVCFEGDSDGYINLVAYPYVESEVLEQDDMPEKDQPRRKHSRRSLHRSSSVGEHKEERLSLASDNPESSIQETKSPKVELHIHSDVPFQMLDGNSGLSSEKISYNPWSLRCHKQQLSRMRSESKDRKLYKFLLLENVVHHFRFPCVLDLKMGTRQHGDDASEEKAARQMKKCEQSTSATLGVRVCGMQVYQLDTGHYLCRNKYYGRGLSIEGFRNALYQYLHNGLELRKDLFEPILAKLRSLKAVLERQASYRFYSSSLLIIYDGKDNRAGMFMERRAEMRLKRVDTSLPESLQDDTSTEPNPSAQPKVDVRMIDFAHSTFKGFRDDPTVHDGPDMGYVFGLENLINIMEQMREGNQ, from the exons ATGTGTGTTTGTCAAACCATGGAAGTGGGCAAGTATGGCAAAAATGCCAGTCGAGCCGGAGAGCGAGGGGTCCTGTTGGAGCCTTTCATTCACCAGGTGGGCGGCCACAGCAGCATGATGCGCTACGATGACCACACTGTTTGCAAGCCCCTCATTTCCCGAGAACAGCGCTTCTACGAGTCTTTGCCCCCGGAAATGAAGGAGTTCACGCCTGAGTACAAAG GTGTGGTGTCCGTCTGCTTTGAGGGAGACAGTGATGGCTACATTAACCTGGTAGCATATCCCTATGTGGAGAGCGAGGTCTTGGAGCAGGATGACATGCCAGAGAAGGACCAGCCTCGGCGCAAGCACTCCCGCAGGAGCCTTCACAGATCCAGCAGTGTTGGTGAGCACAAGGAGGAGAGACTCAGCCTGGCCAGTGACAACCCTGAGAG CAGCATCCAAGAGACAAAGAGCCCCAAGGTAGAGCTGCACATCCATTCCGATGTTCCATTTCAGATGCTGGATGGGAACAGCGGCCTGAGCTCGGAAAAGATCAGCTACAACCCATGGAGTCTGCGCTGCCATAAGCAGCAGCTGAGCCGCATGAGATCGGAGTCCAAGGACCGAAAGCTCTACA AGTTCCTTTTGCTGGAGAATGTGGTGCACCATTTCCGATTTCCCTGTGTGCTTGACCTGAAGATGGGGACCAGGCAGCATGGAGATGATGCTTCTGAAGAGAAGGCTGCTCGGCAGATGAAGAAGTGTGAACAGAGCACCTCAGCGACGCTGGGTGTGAGAGTTTGTGGAATGCAG GTCTATCAGCTGGACACGGGACATTACTTATGCAGAAATAAGTACTACGGCCGTGGTCTCTCCATTGAGGGGTTCCGCAATGCCCTCTACCAGTACCTCCACAATGGCCTAGAGCTGCGCAAGGACCTCTTTGAGCCCATACTCGCCAAACTCCGGAGCCTGAAGGCTGTGCTGGAGAGGCAGGCATCCTACCGCTTCTACTCCAGCTCCCTCCTCATCATTTATGACGGGAAGGACAATAGGGCAGGCATGTTCATGGAGCGCAGGGCAGAGATGCGCCTAAAGCGGGTGGACACCTCTCTCCCAGAGAGCCTGCAGGATGACACCAGCACAGAGCCCAACCCTTCTGCCCAGCCCAAGGTGGATGTGCGCATGATTGACTTTGCACACAGCACATTCAAAGGGTTTCGGGATGACCCCACTGTGCATGATGGACCTGACATGGGCTATGTATTTGGGCTGGAAAACCTCATCAACATAATGGAACAGATGCGGGAGGGGAACCAGTAG